The following are from one region of the Pseudodesulfovibrio piezophilus C1TLV30 genome:
- the ahcY gene encoding adenosylhomocysteinase translates to MSTKVMPVDPKCENKVADMSLAEWGHMEMQLSEREMPGLMSLIEKSGKDKPLKGFKVMGSLHMTIQTAMLIKCLYELGADIRWASCNIFSTQDHAAAAIADSGMAKVFAWKGETLEEYWWCTEQALTWPDGSGPDLIVDDGGDATLLIHQGVKCEADPSLLGKKHDVLEFQMIMDRLEASVAANPEKWTTIAKTIRGVSEETTTGVHRLYEMQRAGELLFPAFNVNDSVTKSKFDNLYGCRESLADGIKRATDVMVAGKVVVVVGYGDVGKGCAQSMRGFGARVLITEVDPICALQAAMEGYEVTTMDDAAPRGDIFVTCTGNYHVVTGAHMDAMKDEAILCNIGHFDSEIEMGHLENNPKCIKKEVKPQVDKWTLPSGNSLIVLAEGRLVNLGCATGHPSFVMSNSFTNQVLAQLDLAQNDYEPKVMILPKKLDEEVARLHLERLGVKLEKLTKKQADYIGVDVDGPFKPDHYRY, encoded by the coding sequence ATGTCTACGAAAGTAATGCCCGTTGATCCCAAATGCGAGAACAAAGTCGCTGATATGTCTTTGGCCGAATGGGGTCATATGGAAATGCAGTTGTCCGAGCGCGAAATGCCGGGCCTCATGTCTCTTATAGAGAAGTCAGGTAAGGATAAGCCCCTGAAGGGCTTCAAGGTCATGGGGTCGTTGCACATGACTATCCAAACCGCCATGCTCATCAAGTGCCTTTACGAATTGGGCGCTGATATCCGGTGGGCATCCTGCAACATCTTTTCTACTCAGGATCATGCTGCTGCAGCAATCGCGGACTCCGGGATGGCCAAGGTTTTCGCATGGAAAGGTGAGACGCTGGAAGAGTATTGGTGGTGCACTGAGCAGGCTCTGACATGGCCCGATGGCTCCGGCCCTGACCTCATCGTTGATGATGGTGGTGATGCCACGCTGCTTATTCACCAGGGGGTGAAGTGCGAAGCTGATCCGAGTCTGCTGGGCAAAAAGCATGATGTCTTGGAATTCCAGATGATCATGGACCGTTTGGAGGCCTCTGTGGCGGCCAACCCTGAGAAGTGGACCACGATTGCCAAAACGATCCGTGGTGTTTCCGAAGAAACGACCACTGGTGTGCACCGACTCTATGAAATGCAGCGTGCGGGAGAGTTGTTGTTCCCGGCCTTCAATGTTAATGATTCCGTGACAAAATCCAAATTCGATAATTTGTATGGTTGCCGCGAGTCTCTGGCTGACGGTATCAAACGCGCCACTGATGTGATGGTGGCAGGCAAGGTTGTTGTCGTGGTCGGGTATGGTGATGTCGGTAAAGGCTGCGCCCAGTCCATGCGTGGCTTTGGCGCTCGTGTGCTGATTACTGAAGTTGATCCCATCTGCGCCCTTCAGGCCGCCATGGAAGGATATGAAGTCACGACCATGGATGACGCCGCACCGCGCGGTGATATCTTCGTCACGTGCACCGGCAACTATCATGTCGTGACCGGGGCGCATATGGATGCCATGAAGGACGAAGCTATTCTTTGCAATATCGGCCACTTCGATTCCGAGATTGAAATGGGACATCTGGAAAACAATCCCAAGTGCATCAAGAAGGAAGTCAAGCCGCAGGTTGATAAGTGGACATTGCCCTCAGGTAACTCTCTTATCGTTCTGGCTGAAGGTCGCCTGGTCAACCTCGGTTGCGCCACAGGACATCCGAGTTTCGTGATGTCGAATTCCTTCACCAACCAGGTTCTGGCTCAGCTTGATCTGGCTCAGAACGATTATGAACCCAAGGTGATGATCCTGCCCAAGAAACTGGATGAGGAAGTCGCTCGCCTTCACCTGGAACGTCTAGGGGTTAAGCTTGAAAAGCTCACCAAGAAACAGGCTGACTACATTGGTGTCGATGTGGACGGTCCTTTCAAGCCAGACCATTACCGTTATTAA
- a CDS encoding MFS transporter: MRRLYLDKNLQLTFCVTLMAILGVSSIIPALPDIMTGLHMSPVQIGLVISVFTLPGILVSPLVGILADRIGRKVILVPSLFIFGCFGFFCFFAQSMEQLLILRFMQGLGAGPLGVIYGTLIGDLYQGDERGQAMGYNASVLAIGTAAFPGLGGALAMLGWNYPFLLPLIAIPLGLVIATQLDTPEPTSSGSLKNYFRDAFQLMKTRQVLSLFATTMATFIVLYGPIVTYLPILLSHRFHASPVSIGMVFLISSGFTGMAAFQLGRLSSRFSHRFLLGSAGLLYGLAMLLIPMTPSIWFVIPAVMCFGLAQGLNIPTVMTMLTTIAPMEQRGAFMAANGLTLRLAQTVAPLLMGGIYSLFGIQAVYMGGLLCALVILLLAFFCIQD; the protein is encoded by the coding sequence TTGAGGCGACTCTATCTCGATAAGAATCTGCAATTGACTTTCTGCGTGACACTGATGGCCATCCTCGGTGTATCGAGCATTATCCCGGCTCTACCGGACATCATGACAGGACTCCACATGAGCCCGGTTCAGATAGGACTGGTTATCTCCGTCTTCACCCTACCCGGAATCCTGGTCTCTCCCTTGGTCGGCATTCTTGCAGACCGTATCGGACGAAAAGTCATTCTTGTCCCATCATTGTTCATTTTCGGATGCTTCGGTTTTTTCTGTTTCTTTGCCCAATCCATGGAGCAACTGCTTATCCTCCGTTTCATGCAGGGACTCGGAGCAGGACCGCTGGGAGTCATTTACGGAACTCTCATCGGCGATTTGTACCAAGGAGATGAACGCGGCCAGGCCATGGGTTACAATGCGAGCGTGCTTGCCATAGGAACCGCAGCCTTTCCCGGCCTTGGCGGAGCACTTGCCATGCTCGGATGGAACTATCCTTTCCTGCTGCCCCTGATTGCCATCCCACTGGGACTGGTGATTGCCACTCAGCTGGATACACCGGAACCCACCTCTTCCGGGAGTCTCAAAAATTATTTCCGGGATGCCTTCCAACTCATGAAAACGCGGCAGGTCCTCAGCCTCTTTGCCACAACAATGGCCACCTTCATCGTCCTGTACGGCCCTATCGTGACTTACCTGCCTATTCTGTTAAGTCATCGGTTCCATGCCTCTCCCGTTTCCATCGGTATGGTTTTTCTCATCTCATCCGGTTTTACAGGAATGGCTGCATTCCAACTGGGCAGACTCTCCAGCCGGTTCAGTCACCGTTTTCTTCTGGGGAGCGCAGGTCTCTTGTATGGTCTCGCCATGCTACTCATTCCAATGACCCCGAGCATCTGGTTCGTGATCCCCGCTGTAATGTGCTTCGGCCTGGCTCAGGGGTTGAATATTCCCACAGTGATGACCATGCTGACCACTATTGCCCCCATGGAACAACGTGGGGCATTCATGGCAGCCAACGGACTGACCCTGAGACTTGCCCAGACCGTCGCCCCTCTCCTGATGGGTGGCATATACAGCCTCTTCGGTATCCAGGCGGTCTACATGGGAGGGCTGCTCTGTGCCCTTGTCATTCTGTTGCTGGCCTTTTTCTGTATACAAGACTAG
- a CDS encoding helix-turn-helix transcriptional regulator, whose amino-acid sequence MSKNVGSGKPQRYIQPSLLMALSMGSSYGYELIQTIGEYGFLRGDAPPGMVYRHLRQMDEEGLVLSRWDSRGDGPAKRVYSITPEGREILEAWVLHMERQRDALDGFILRYRRKK is encoded by the coding sequence ATGTCGAAAAATGTAGGAAGCGGAAAGCCGCAACGGTATATTCAACCATCCTTGCTCATGGCGTTGAGCATGGGATCGTCGTATGGGTATGAGTTGATCCAGACCATTGGGGAGTATGGTTTTTTGCGTGGGGACGCTCCTCCCGGAATGGTCTATAGACACTTGCGGCAAATGGATGAAGAGGGGTTGGTTCTTTCCAGGTGGGATTCAAGAGGCGATGGTCCGGCCAAACGTGTGTATTCCATTACTCCTGAGGGGAGGGAAATCCTGGAAGCCTGGGTTCTCCATATGGAACGGCAGCGTGATGCTCTGGATGGTTTTATCCTCAGATACAGGAGAAAAAAATAA
- a CDS encoding amino acid kinase family protein translates to MGKLIKEKGEKGRLHIETPLLGESLVDKRLLRETEADEYFRMQPEVNVLKIGGQSIMDRGASALFPILEELVKAKEEHKILLMCGGGTRARHVYSIGIDLGMPTGVLSKLGDKVSAQNAEMLSVLLAKHGGAMIGHGDHLEQLHMYCQQGYLPITTGIPPYGFFEHPAEVGSIPPHRTDSGACLLAENIGAKSLIYLKDEKGMYESDPKKAKDREALRFFDRIHVDELIEMDLEDLIVERPVLTFLKNAKTLKQFQIIDVLRHPEHLHAALNGEHVGTIVYKD, encoded by the coding sequence ATGGGTAAACTGATCAAGGAAAAGGGTGAAAAGGGACGGTTGCATATTGAGACCCCTTTGTTGGGCGAATCTCTGGTTGACAAGCGGTTGCTACGAGAAACAGAGGCCGATGAATATTTCCGTATGCAGCCGGAGGTCAATGTTCTCAAGATTGGTGGGCAGTCGATCATGGACCGCGGTGCGTCGGCTTTGTTCCCGATTCTTGAAGAACTGGTCAAAGCCAAAGAAGAACATAAGATTTTGTTGATGTGTGGGGGAGGGACTCGTGCTCGGCATGTCTACAGTATCGGCATAGACCTCGGTATGCCCACTGGGGTGCTTTCCAAGCTCGGAGACAAGGTGTCGGCACAAAATGCCGAAATGTTATCCGTTCTTCTGGCCAAGCATGGTGGAGCCATGATCGGGCATGGCGACCATCTTGAGCAACTCCACATGTATTGCCAACAGGGATATCTGCCTATCACCACTGGTATTCCTCCCTATGGTTTCTTTGAACACCCGGCGGAAGTCGGTTCCATTCCCCCGCATCGTACGGACTCGGGAGCGTGTCTGTTGGCTGAAAATATCGGCGCCAAGTCCTTGATTTATTTGAAAGACGAAAAGGGGATGTACGAGAGTGACCCCAAGAAAGCCAAGGACAGGGAGGCTCTCAGGTTTTTTGACAGAATTCATGTCGATGAATTGATAGAGATGGATTTGGAAGACCTGATTGTCGAACGTCCTGTTTTAACTTTTCTCAAGAATGCCAAAACATTAAAGCAGTTTCAAATAATTGATGTCCTGCGTCACCCGGAGCATCTACATGCCGCGCTCAATGGCGAACATGTGGGGACCATCGTTTACAAGGATTAA
- a CDS encoding putative sulfate/molybdate transporter — translation MRMSFDRMEWAGSVGDLGTLLPLAFAMIMINGLSATGLFLTIGLMYVLGGMYYRVPVAVQPMKVVAAYAIGQSLSPDVITASGLIVAVFLLFLGATHLVDFVARIVPKTVIRGVQMATGILLLSKGAKMVVGTSDFQVMHGGTEPFLNSQSFMGMPMSLILGILFFLVTLFLLNSRRFPAGLVVVVSGVLVGSLLGAWQELAGVQIGFHLPRFLPFGFPSGGDFSFALLVLVLPQIPMTMGNAVIGNRDLSFEYFGRESRRVTDRALCMSMGLANLFSVMVGGMPVCHGAGGLAAHYRFGARTSGSNMIIGGGFILLALLYGPGAANVLHLLPMGVLGALLFFSGAQLTLAIMDMSSRSDLFVVVLMLAITLISNLAWAFGVGICLYHIIRVGKIKV, via the coding sequence ATGCGAATGAGTTTTGACAGAATGGAGTGGGCCGGTTCCGTGGGTGATCTCGGAACTCTTTTGCCGTTGGCTTTTGCCATGATCATGATCAACGGACTCTCTGCCACCGGATTGTTTTTGACTATAGGGCTGATGTATGTCCTGGGTGGCATGTATTATCGTGTGCCCGTGGCGGTCCAGCCGATGAAGGTCGTGGCAGCGTATGCCATCGGTCAGTCTCTCAGCCCGGATGTTATTACAGCTTCGGGACTGATCGTCGCTGTTTTTCTGCTTTTTCTCGGAGCGACGCACTTGGTGGATTTTGTAGCGCGCATTGTTCCGAAAACGGTCATACGCGGTGTGCAGATGGCTACAGGTATCCTGTTGCTTTCCAAGGGGGCGAAGATGGTTGTGGGGACCAGTGATTTTCAAGTCATGCATGGTGGGACAGAACCTTTTCTGAATAGTCAGTCCTTTATGGGGATGCCCATGAGCCTGATTTTGGGCATACTCTTTTTTCTGGTAACACTCTTTTTGCTCAATAGCCGTCGTTTTCCGGCGGGGTTGGTTGTTGTTGTCAGTGGAGTGCTTGTCGGCTCCTTACTCGGCGCGTGGCAGGAGTTGGCTGGTGTCCAGATCGGATTTCACCTCCCACGGTTTTTGCCGTTCGGATTTCCGTCCGGGGGGGATTTTTCCTTTGCCCTGCTGGTGCTGGTGCTCCCCCAAATCCCCATGACCATGGGCAATGCCGTTATTGGTAATCGTGATTTGAGCTTTGAATACTTCGGGCGGGAGAGTCGGCGTGTCACGGATCGAGCCTTGTGCATGAGCATGGGGTTGGCCAATTTGTTCTCCGTCATGGTGGGCGGAATGCCGGTTTGCCATGGTGCTGGCGGGTTGGCTGCCCACTATCGCTTCGGGGCCAGAACAAGTGGGTCGAACATGATTATTGGCGGTGGTTTCATTCTCCTGGCTCTTCTTTATGGACCGGGAGCGGCCAATGTCTTGCATCTCCTGCCTATGGGGGTTCTTGGGGCTTTGCTCTTTTTCTCCGGCGCACAATTGACTTTGGCGATCATGGATATGAGTTCTCGGTCCGATCTTTTCGTGGTCGTACTCATGCTCGCTATTACGTTGATCAGTAATCTCGCATGGGCTTTCGGCGTCGGGATCTGCCTGTATCACATCATCCGCGTCGGGAAAATCAAGGTCTGA
- a CDS encoding ArsR/SmtB family transcription factor translates to MKIIKYCKALADETRARLVNVLLEYELNVGEIVQVMEMGQSRISRHLKILSDSGLVDVRREGLWAFYRASEDGPGRDFLDGIALLFEGENELKRDSNRADRVIRERMAATRQFFDAIAPEWDRMTAEVLGEIDLGREIQTRLPQCGCAADIGCGPGDMLEILAGTSDMVIGVDNSPKMLELAEERFSGDANMSLRIGEMTHLPLRDQEADCTIMSLVLHHLARPVDALREAGRVLRKGGKLLIAEFDQHDNEIMRSEYGDRRLGIPKSKMCDWLAQTDFTVRDVTEFQVNMDLVVVIYEAEKQ, encoded by the coding sequence ATGAAAATAATTAAATATTGCAAAGCTCTTGCAGATGAAACTCGGGCCAGATTGGTCAATGTCCTTCTGGAGTACGAGTTGAATGTAGGTGAGATTGTTCAGGTGATGGAGATGGGACAGTCGCGAATTTCGCGACATCTGAAAATTCTGTCCGATTCCGGGCTGGTTGATGTTCGTCGGGAAGGGCTTTGGGCTTTTTACCGTGCGAGTGAAGATGGACCAGGTCGGGACTTTCTTGATGGTATCGCACTGCTGTTCGAAGGCGAAAACGAACTGAAACGGGACAGCAATAGAGCGGACCGGGTCATTCGTGAGCGTATGGCTGCAACTCGTCAATTCTTTGATGCAATTGCTCCCGAGTGGGATAGAATGACCGCAGAAGTGCTTGGCGAGATTGATCTGGGTCGTGAAATCCAGACTCGACTGCCTCAGTGCGGGTGTGCTGCCGATATCGGCTGTGGTCCCGGCGATATGCTGGAGATACTGGCCGGAACATCTGATATGGTCATCGGTGTCGATAATTCGCCTAAAATGCTGGAGCTTGCTGAAGAGCGGTTTTCCGGTGATGCCAACATGTCGTTGCGTATTGGGGAGATGACCCATTTACCCCTGCGGGATCAGGAAGCGGACTGTACGATCATGTCGTTGGTTCTCCACCATTTGGCTCGGCCGGTGGATGCCCTTCGCGAGGCCGGTCGTGTCCTTCGCAAAGGCGGGAAACTGCTTATCGCTGAGTTTGATCAGCACGACAACGAAATAATGCGAAGCGAGTACGGTGACCGCAGGCTCGGCATCCCGAAAAGCAAGATGTGCGACTGGCTGGCCCAGACGGATTTTACCGTCAGGGACGTCACTGAATTTCAAGTCAACATGGACCTCGTAGTTGTGATATACGAGGCTGAGAAGCAATAG
- the argB gene encoding acetylglutamate kinase, protein MKRYQLQAKSIIETLPFITDFYGKTIVIKYGGNAMIDEKLKRAFALNVILLKYIGLNPVIVHGGGPQIGSMLKALNIESQFREGYRVTDDATMDVVEMVLVGKVNKEIVNLINLNGGSAVGLSGKDGMLIKAEPKELSVEKKNAPPEIIDLGKVGEVSSINTALIRSLETDGFIPVIAPVGVDDEGNTYNINADSVAGAIASALGAKRLYLLTDVPGLLDADGELITHLSHKEAFDCIDSGVITGGMIPKIKCCIEAVPDVEKAAIIDGRVENCILLELFTKSGIGTEVIEEKQPSPDRL, encoded by the coding sequence ATGAAACGTTACCAGCTGCAAGCCAAGTCCATCATAGAAACACTGCCGTTCATCACGGATTTCTACGGCAAGACCATTGTCATAAAATATGGCGGAAACGCCATGATAGATGAGAAATTGAAGCGAGCCTTCGCTCTCAATGTCATCCTCCTCAAATATATCGGCCTCAATCCTGTCATCGTCCACGGCGGCGGCCCGCAGATAGGGTCCATGCTCAAAGCGCTCAATATCGAATCCCAATTCCGCGAAGGCTATCGCGTGACCGACGATGCGACCATGGATGTGGTCGAAATGGTCCTGGTTGGCAAGGTCAACAAGGAAATCGTCAATCTGATCAACTTAAACGGCGGCAGCGCTGTGGGCTTGTCCGGCAAAGACGGGATGCTCATCAAGGCCGAACCCAAGGAACTTTCTGTCGAAAAAAAGAACGCTCCTCCTGAAATCATCGATCTCGGCAAGGTCGGCGAGGTCTCTTCCATCAATACGGCGCTGATACGGTCACTGGAAACCGATGGGTTCATCCCCGTCATCGCTCCTGTGGGGGTGGATGACGAAGGTAATACGTATAATATTAATGCCGATTCCGTCGCAGGGGCCATCGCCTCCGCTTTGGGAGCCAAGCGATTGTATCTACTCACTGATGTTCCGGGGCTTCTTGATGCGGATGGAGAACTCATCACCCACCTTTCCCACAAGGAAGCCTTTGACTGCATTGATTCCGGGGTCATCACCGGTGGTATGATCCCCAAGATCAAATGCTGTATTGAAGCCGTTCCGGATGTGGAAAAGGCCGCGATAATCGATGGCAGGGTAGAAAACTGCATCCTGCTTGAGCTCTTCACCAAATCCGGTATAGGAACCGAAGTCATCGAAGAAAAACAACCGAGTCCAGATCGGCTGTGA
- a CDS encoding discoidin domain-containing protein, producing the protein MRIIQSFLSLFVLLLIGVPGWAMDVTVSVSSVKVEFGLPHTPDNLMDGDPSTAWVGGGIGPGVGQWIELDFGIPVRVSRLGIFNGHQGKGQFHAFRRIRSGKIVYPDGTEVRFWLRDEPGEQIIECAGKPSKSLRLVVESVFPKGEVTSKVKLAVSEIKLYLTLMELPMGDEAHGAKQKEHTQAPPPQDPNSIVPEPLVELLREFYVRQTSLADDYAKLFAEDVRDRNDFRFEVFKEIQRQRGTYSVLRTAKVDTGGLGFELVELEGSFARVRVFGAYRVKVANLDRNLEEDSVFVVTKVRGEWKIVELEGEEDLF; encoded by the coding sequence ATGCGAATCATACAGTCATTTCTCAGTCTTTTCGTGCTTCTTCTGATTGGGGTTCCGGGATGGGCCATGGACGTGACTGTCTCGGTGTCCAGCGTCAAAGTTGAATTCGGTCTTCCTCATACGCCTGACAATCTCATGGATGGAGATCCCTCGACCGCCTGGGTCGGCGGAGGGATCGGACCTGGTGTCGGGCAGTGGATAGAATTGGATTTCGGGATTCCGGTTCGAGTCAGCAGGCTGGGGATTTTCAACGGGCATCAAGGCAAAGGCCAATTTCACGCATTTCGTCGAATCCGTTCGGGAAAGATCGTCTATCCCGATGGTACAGAGGTTCGTTTCTGGCTCAGAGACGAACCCGGTGAGCAAATCATCGAATGTGCCGGGAAACCATCAAAATCACTTCGTCTTGTCGTGGAAAGTGTTTTCCCCAAAGGAGAGGTAACTTCCAAGGTCAAGTTGGCAGTTTCGGAAATCAAGCTCTACCTGACGCTGATGGAACTTCCTATGGGCGATGAAGCGCATGGGGCAAAGCAGAAGGAACACACACAGGCTCCACCTCCTCAAGACCCCAATTCCATCGTGCCGGAACCGTTGGTGGAACTGTTACGCGAATTTTATGTCCGCCAGACATCTCTGGCCGATGACTATGCCAAGCTGTTTGCGGAGGATGTCCGCGATAGAAATGATTTTCGGTTTGAAGTTTTCAAGGAAATTCAGCGGCAGCGTGGGACGTATTCCGTTTTGCGAACAGCCAAGGTGGACACCGGAGGACTCGGGTTTGAACTTGTCGAACTTGAAGGTTCATTCGCACGGGTTCGTGTTTTCGGAGCCTATAGAGTCAAAGTGGCGAATCTCGACAGGAATCTGGAAGAAGATTCCGTCTTTGTCGTCACCAAAGTCCGGGGCGAATGGAAAATCGTGGAGCTGGAAGGCGAAGAAGATCTTTTCTAG
- a CDS encoding bacteriohemerythrin, which yields MKNLDWTAALNIGLDVLDEQHKQLLTIGNDLLDAIRRGEGETILKETFNRLKAYTVYHFKEEEAYMKEIGFPDLDSHAADHALLLVRVNTLWRMLESGENISPKGVSLFLSDWINEHILHRDAEIGRFANSRS from the coding sequence ATGAAGAATCTCGACTGGACTGCAGCCTTGAATATCGGACTTGATGTTCTGGATGAACAGCATAAACAGCTTCTAACCATCGGCAATGACCTCCTGGATGCCATCCGCCGTGGCGAAGGGGAAACCATCCTCAAAGAGACATTCAACCGCCTCAAGGCATATACCGTGTACCACTTCAAGGAGGAAGAGGCGTACATGAAGGAAATAGGCTTTCCCGATCTTGATTCACACGCTGCCGACCATGCCCTTCTCCTGGTACGAGTCAACACCTTATGGCGCATGCTTGAAAGCGGAGAGAATATTTCCCCCAAGGGGGTCTCCCTGTTTCTCAGCGACTGGATCAACGAACACATTCTCCATAGAGATGCCGAGATCGGCCGATTTGCCAATTCCCGTTCCTGA
- a CDS encoding Lcl C-terminal domain-containing protein, with protein sequence MSQHILSTGQTFCADQDGSIISCGNTGQDAEFSPGQAWDPTRFIPDGEAILDTTTGLVWLKDANPVGFPITWQEAFEFVQTMNKDHVAGFTDWRLPNRRELFSLVSFDSHSPSLPAGHPFTNVFHGWYWTSTTSAMHESQAWHLHMMGGRMFWGNKTGYELVWPVRGRSEILPAPTAGPSKDGSVWPEPRFEDHGEIVTDRLTHLCWTRLADLAPGPVSWKDAFTVVKKLNTTGFASLSGWRLPTIREFESLTESQNHSPALPTGHPFTNTREAYWSSTNSGYEANWAMCHYLDKGAIGVGYKRDKGFHVWAVRAP encoded by the coding sequence ATGTCTCAACACATCCTCTCCACTGGACAAACCTTCTGTGCCGACCAGGACGGGTCGATAATTTCCTGCGGCAATACTGGGCAGGATGCAGAATTCTCGCCCGGACAGGCATGGGACCCGACACGATTTATCCCCGATGGAGAGGCAATCCTAGATACGACAACCGGTCTGGTCTGGCTGAAAGATGCCAATCCTGTCGGATTCCCCATAACTTGGCAGGAAGCATTCGAATTCGTCCAAACCATGAATAAGGACCATGTAGCAGGCTTTACTGACTGGCGCCTCCCGAATCGTCGCGAACTTTTCAGTCTGGTTTCCTTTGATTCCCACTCCCCTTCACTGCCTGCCGGGCATCCTTTCACCAATGTCTTTCATGGGTGGTACTGGACCTCGACCACATCAGCCATGCACGAAAGTCAGGCATGGCACCTCCATATGATGGGAGGAAGAATGTTCTGGGGAAACAAGACCGGGTATGAACTCGTCTGGCCTGTACGAGGGCGTTCGGAAATACTTCCTGCGCCAACAGCAGGTCCATCGAAAGATGGTTCAGTCTGGCCGGAACCTCGCTTTGAGGATCATGGGGAGATCGTTACCGACAGGTTGACCCACCTCTGCTGGACCCGCCTAGCGGATCTCGCCCCAGGACCGGTCTCATGGAAAGATGCGTTTACCGTGGTCAAAAAACTGAATACGACCGGATTCGCCAGCCTCTCCGGATGGCGTCTCCCCACCATCAGGGAATTCGAATCCCTGACAGAAAGCCAGAACCATTCACCAGCTCTGCCAACCGGCCACCCTTTCACCAATACCCGCGAAGCATACTGGTCATCCACCAACAGTGGGTACGAAGCAAATTGGGCCATGTGTCACTACCTTGACAAGGGAGCAATCGGAGTCGGCTACAAACGTGACAAGGGATTTCACGTCTGGGCCGTCAGAGCACCCTAA
- a CDS encoding molybdopterin molybdotransferase MoeA — MSHGFFTIISRAEFQNFLKDFHPLPSETVRLSRASGRTLAFDLIADHDWPLMDRSCMDGFAINARDVFGASETNPAYLDCTDTLSIDTIPKMNIAPGECIRISTGGLLPEGADAVVMVEHTQEVGESMNGLGITIEIRKSIAPGENVMQRGEDARTGQIALPAGTVIRPQEVGLSAALGFERLSLIQRPRVGILSTGDELIEVSQMPRPGKVRDVNSHTIATLVKQVNGIPTRYGIVKDDLESLNSALATAVAENDLILLSGGSSIGVRDLTVQTIEAMEDSALLAHGVALSPGKPTILGRVGSKPVLGLPGQVTSALVVMHVLILPLIRHLQGDPAAFDETRRPTHPAVLARNVPSKPGREDYIRIKIEPRDGKLPLAHPVLGKSGLLRTMIQADGLTAIPADSEGLYEGQTIDVWRV; from the coding sequence ATGAGTCACGGATTTTTCACTATCATCAGTCGAGCTGAATTCCAGAATTTTCTCAAAGATTTCCACCCACTGCCTTCAGAAACAGTTCGTCTGTCGCGCGCATCGGGACGGACCCTGGCCTTCGATCTGATTGCCGATCACGATTGGCCCCTGATGGACCGGTCCTGCATGGATGGCTTCGCCATCAACGCCCGCGACGTATTCGGCGCAAGTGAAACAAATCCTGCTTATCTAGACTGTACCGACACCCTCTCCATCGATACAATTCCGAAGATGAACATTGCACCGGGCGAATGCATCCGAATCTCAACAGGTGGCCTCCTCCCCGAGGGGGCTGACGCTGTCGTGATGGTCGAACATACTCAGGAAGTCGGGGAAAGCATGAATGGCCTCGGCATCACAATTGAAATTCGCAAGAGCATTGCTCCGGGTGAAAATGTCATGCAGCGAGGGGAGGACGCCAGAACCGGACAAATCGCTCTGCCTGCCGGAACCGTGATCCGACCACAGGAAGTCGGGCTTTCCGCAGCTCTCGGTTTTGAAAGATTGTCTCTGATTCAACGCCCTCGGGTAGGAATCCTTTCCACAGGAGACGAGCTTATCGAAGTCAGTCAAATGCCCCGACCGGGAAAAGTACGTGACGTCAATTCCCACACGATCGCGACCTTGGTCAAACAGGTCAATGGAATCCCAACAAGATACGGAATTGTCAAAGACGACCTTGAAAGCCTGAATAGCGCGCTGGCCACTGCTGTGGCTGAAAATGACCTTATCCTCCTGTCCGGCGGTAGCTCAATCGGAGTTCGCGACCTGACAGTGCAGACCATAGAAGCGATGGAGGATTCTGCACTTCTGGCCCATGGGGTGGCGTTAAGCCCCGGTAAACCGACTATCCTCGGACGTGTGGGAAGCAAGCCTGTCCTTGGCCTGCCGGGTCAGGTCACCTCGGCCCTGGTGGTCATGCATGTGCTCATTTTACCGCTGATCCGCCACCTACAGGGTGATCCGGCCGCCTTTGATGAAACCCGCCGACCAACGCACCCTGCCGTACTGGCCAGAAATGTTCCTTCCAAGCCGGGACGGGAAGATTACATTCGCATCAAAATCGAACCGCGAGACGGGAAACTTCCTCTCGCTCATCCGGTGCTTGGCAAGTCCGGCCTCCTCAGAACCATGATCCAGGCTGACGGATTAACGGCTATCCCTGCGGATTCCGAAGGATTATATGAAGGACAGACCATTGATGTCTGGAGAGTGTGA